The sequence below is a genomic window from Pseudomonas cannabina.
GCGGTCAACGAGATGCCTTTGAGCACCTCAAGCTGATCGTAACGCTTGTGCAGGTTGCGGATTTCCAGGGCGGGCGTGGCCTCGGCCATGTGGGGTCCTCATTAAGGTGTGCGCTTATTGCCGGCGAACGCCAAGCTAGGCTCTGCACGTAAAGTGGCTACGCTCGGTGATGCTGCGTTAAAAACAGGCTCGGAATGCTCATTTACAACACGTAGACTCCGCTTCCTCGCCTGTTTTTGCCTTGCCTGACCTTCGCTCGCCGACTTTTCGTACAGAACCTAGCACAGCGTTTGAAGGACAACCATCAGCGTCTTTCGCCCGAGGGGAACGTGTTCGGCGGGTTGTCGCATCTCGGCAGCGGACGGTCGCAAAAAGGCAGATTTGGTGCCCGGCTCAACAGGGTGTGCGCGAAAAAGGCGCGATGTTGCCAGCTTTGGCCGGGTGTTGGAAGCAGCTTTTGCTCAACGGCAGTCTGATCGCTGCACCATGTTTGAGCCTGGCAAGTCGGGTGGGGCATTTTTGGTGCGTGGATGTAGACGAATCTGAGGCGTTCGGTAACAAATCCTACAGGCAGTGCTTGAACATCTTCATTGCGCAGGCTGCGCAGACCAAGCCACAGCGCTTGTATTCTCTGAGCGACGTCGTTTTTGAAATATTTTGGCGCAATTCTTGTTAAAAAAATAAAGAACGGCACCGTAGGTTTCTCTTTACGTAACGCTCCGGTGTGTCTCGCTCGTCTTGCACAGGTGGTTTTATGAGCAGTACCGCTAACTCTTCCGAGCTCGAACAAGGGCTGAAACCTCGACACATCACGATGCTGTCGATTGCCGGCGTGATTGGCGCCGGTTTGTTCGTCGGCTCAGGCCACGCGATTGCCGAAGCCGGGCCTGCCGTGCTGCTGGCCTACGCTGCGGCCGGTACGCTGGTCGTGCTGGTGATGCGCATGCTGGCGGAAATGGCCGTGGCCTCACCGGATACCGGTTCGTTTTCGACTTACGCTGACCGGGCCATCGGGCATTGGGCCGGGTTCACCATCGGCTGGTTGTACTGGTGGTTCTGGGTGTTGGTGATTCCTCTGGAAGCCAACGCTGCCGCGACCATTCTGCATGCCTGGTTCCCGGACATCGCGATCTGGATGTTCACGCTGGTCATCACTCTGGTGCTGACCGCGACCAATCTGTTCAGCGTGAAGAACTACGGTGAATTCGAGTTCTGGTTCGCGCTGATCAAGGTGGTGGCGATCATCGCCTTCGTGGTGCTGGGTGTAGCGGCCATTTTTGGTCTGCTGCCGACCAGTAATGTCAGCGGCGTCAGCCATCTGTTCGATACCGGCGGCTTCCTGCCCAACGGCATGGGCGCAGTGCTGGCGGCAATGCTGACCACCATGTTCTCGTTCATGGGCACCGAGATCGTGACCATTGCGGCGGCCGAGTCCAAGAATCCAGGCAAGCAGATCACCAAAGCCACCAACTCGGTGATCTGGCGGATCTTCCTGTTTTATCTGGTTTCGATCTTCATCGTCGTGTCGCTGGTGCCGTGGAACGATCCGCGTCTGGCCGAGGTGGGTTCTTATCAGACGGTGCTCGATGCAATGGGCATTCCGAACGCCAAGCTGATTGTCGATCTGGTAGTGTTGGTCGCGGTGACCAGTTGCCTGAACTCGGCACTGTATACCGCGTCGCGCATGCTGTTTTCGCTCGGCAAACGCGGCGATGCGCCGGCGTTGTCCAAACGCACCAGCAAGGGCGGCACGCCTTACTGGGCGGTGATCATGTCGACTGCAGCGGCATTCCTGACCGTATTCGCCAACTACATCGCACCGGCGGCGGTGTTCGATTTCCTGCTCGCCAGCTCGGGTGCCATTGCGCTGCTGGTGTATCTGGTGATTGCCGTTTCGCAGTTGCGTATGCGTCAGAAACGTATCGCGGCGGGTGAGGCCATCGACTTCAAGATGTGGCTGTTCCCATGGCTGACCTGGGCGGTGATCGTGTTCATCGTGGCGGTACTGACCATCATGTTGATTCAGCAAGAGCACCGTATCGAAATCATCGCAACCGGCGGGCTCAGCCTGTTGGTGATCGGTGCCGGTATGATCGTCTCGCGCCGCCGCAATGCCGGGCGTGTGGGTGCTGCTGCGCTGGGTTGATTGGTTGATCTGCTGCCTGCTCGTTCCCTGTATCGGCGCGATCAGGCAGCACTGTTTCAGCGACCCTCAATAACCTTGCCCGCGGTCGACCTGGCCCTGCATCGCTTCGCCGCGTTCGAAACGACGGATGTTGTCGAGCAGGCCGGGGAACGCGCTTTCCGGCTGAGTCATGGCGGCCACGTGCGGGGTCAGCAGGATCTTCGGGTGCTTCCAGAAAGGATGCTCGGCGGACGCTGGCTCTTGCTGCAACACATCCAGCACGGCGGCGCTCAGCTGGCCGCTGTCCAGCGCTTCAAGCAGATCGACTTCTACCAGATGCCCGCCACGGCCCATGTTGATGAGTGCCGCACCTTTCGGCAGGCGCTCGAACAGATGACGATTGAGAATGCCCTCGGTCTGTCCGGTCAATGGCAGTACGCACAGCAGAATGTCGCACTGGCCCAGAAACGCATCCCGTTGCTCATCCCCCGCGTAACACGCGACACCGTCGATCTGATGCTCGCGGCGTGCCCAGCCCGACAGCTCGAAACCGAACGGCTTGAGGCTCGACAGAATATGCTGCGCCTGCAAACCCAGGCCCATTACACCCACCCGCCGCTTGTGCGCCGGTATCAGCGGGTGCGCCTTCCACACGCCTTCATTTTGCTGCTGGCGATAACGCAGCATCTCCCGGTGCAGGCTCAACACGGCGAATGACGCGTACTCGCACATGCCGTGACTGATGCCGGGGTCCAGCAGCCGAACCACCGGCAGGGATTTCGGAATACGGCTCAAGTCCAGTTGATCGACCCCGGCCGACAGGGCGAACAGCACTTTCAGGTTGGGCAGCAACGTCTGCACATCGTCCGGTGCCAGCCAGGCGCCCAGATAATGGATGTCGGCCGGATCTCCGATGTCCGGCCACACCCGCCATTCAATGTCAGGCGCGTGCTCGGCAAACAGAACACGCCATCGTTCGGCGCGTGCGGGGTCGGCTTTGTAGAGCAGGGCGGGCATGGGCATTTCCTGAGCGTGAAAGTGGGCCTTCATCATGCCGCAAGTCGAAAGCAGGATCTGTCGAAACAGTTGTCGACAGGGCTTTGCAACGCCTGAAAAGCAGCGTTGTCCGGCAGATTGCGTGGCGCTTCGAGGGTCTGAAGGATTCTGCCGTTTGATGGGCAAAAAACAGTCGATCTGGACATCTGGAGGGGCAAGTTCGGCGTAGATCATTTCGCTGAACGCTTAACCTGAACAGCATCGCAGCCACCCGCCGGCTGCCCGGCCCACGATAGGTATAGCCATGAACAGCAAAGTCGACGAAACCCCTCATCTGCTCCGCCAGCGCGACCAGTTCGTGCCGCGTGGCATCGTCACGGCCCACCCGCTGGTTATCGACCGCGCGCAAGGCTCTGAACTGTGGGACGTCGACGGCAAGCGCTATCCGGATTTCGTCGGCGGCATCGGCGTGCTGAACATCGGCCACAACCACCCGAACGTGGTCGCGGCGATTCAGGCGCAGCTTGCTAAAGTCACCCACGCCTGCTTCCAGGTCGCGTCTTATCAGCCGTATGTCGATCTGGCCAGGCGTCTGAGCCTGCTGATCGCGGGGCAGAGCGGCATCGATCACAAGGCAGTGTTCTTTACCTCCGGTGCCGAAGCGGTGGAAAACGCGGTGAAAATTGCCCGCGCTCACACCAATCGCCCGGCGATCATCTCGTTTCGCGGCGGCTTCCACGGTCGTACGCTGCTTGGCACAACGCTGACCGGCATGAGCCAGCCGTACAAACAGAATTTCGGCCCGATGGCGCCGGAAGTGTTCCACACCCCGTATCCGAACGAGTACCGCGGCGTGACCACTGAAGTGGCTCTGGCGGCGCTGCATGAATTGCTGGCAACCCAGGTTGCACCGGACCGTGTGGCTGCGATCCTGATCGAGCCGATCCAGGGTGACGGCGGCTTTCTGACTGCGCCAGTCGAATTCCTCAAGGCCTTGCGCGCGCTCACCGAGCAGCATGGCATCGTGCTGATTCTCGATGAAATCCAGACCGGTTTCGGTCGTACCGGCAAATGGTTCGGTTTCGAGCATGCCGGCATCCAGCCTGACCTGGTGACCGTCGCCAAGATCCTTGCGGGCGGCATGCCGCTGTCGGGCGTGGTCGGGCGAGCCGAGATCATGGATGCACCGCTTCCGGGCGGCCTGGGCGGCACCTATGGCGGCAATGCGCTGTCCTGCGCCGCGGCGCTGGCGGTGATCGACACGTACGAGCAGGACAATCTGCTGGCGCGTGGCGAACAGTTGGGCGAACACCTGCGTGCCGGGCTGCTCAAACTCAAAGCGCGTTACGCCTGCATCGGCGACGTGCGCGGCACCGGTTTCATGCTGGCCATGGAAATGGTCAAGGACGACGCAGCCCGCAGCCCGGACGCCGATCTCAATCAGAAGGTCATCGATCAGGCGCGTATCGGCGGCCTGCTGGTGATCAAATGCGGCGTGTACCGCAACGTGCTGCGCTTCCTGGCACCGCTGGTGACCACCGAACAGCAGATCGACGAGGCGCTGACCATCCTCGATGCCGCCCTGGCACGAGTATTGAAGTCCAGCTGAGCATAAGGGGGATCGCGGTTGTCGCCTGACGCCGCGATCACCGGTGCTGGTATCACGTAATGGAGACGTTGCCTGCCATGGGGCTTATTGATTACCGCGCACTGCTGATCGATTGTGATGAAGTTCTGGTGGATCGTGATTCGGGCATCTGGTCGGCCTTTCAGCCGTTGCTGGATAACAGCCTGAACACGCCCGGCAAGGATCAGATACTGACTGAGTTCAACGATGTCATCCGCACGCTGTATCCGCGTTTTGACGAGCTGGGTTTCAGCGGGTTGCTGTGCTTTGCGCATCGGCAGCTGGCCGAACGTCTGGGTATCAAGGCGAGTTGGGGGGAGGGCATGACCTTCGCCCGCTCGGTGCCGAACTGGACGCTGTTCGAGGACGCACCGGGCGCGATGCTCTATCTGCGCAAATTCTATCGGCTGCTGGTGTACGCCGACCGCGACGTGCAGGATCGCAGCCTGCTCTGCGAGCGATTGGGCCTCGAACCTGACAGCCTGCTGTCGCTGACCACGCACCCGCTGGACGATCCACGCTGGCTTGCCGAGATGGACCTGGACCCGCGCGAAACCCTGCGGGTCTCCCGTCCTCCGGCCTCGGCGCTGGCGACCGGCGGGCTGTGCCTGATCCGTCGTGGCCGTGAACAGCACCGCCAACCCTGCACGGCCGATATCTGCATCAACAGCATGGCCGATCTCGTGGCTCAGCATCAGCTGTCTTTACGGCGCTGATTTTGCTAGAAGGTAGGCACCGTGAATGGCAATACATGAGGTAGGTAATGGAAGGCTTGGTCAAACTGGATCGGATTGATATCAATATCCTGGTAGAACTCCAGAAAGACGGGCGCATGACCAACGTCAGCCTGGCCGACGCGGTCGGGCTCTCCGCGAGCCCTTGCCTGCAACGCGTCAAACGTCTGGAGTCGGCGGGCTACATCTCCAGCTACAAAGCGCACCTCAACCTCGCAAAAATCACGGAGTCGGTCACCGTGTTCACGGAAATTTCCCTGAGCGACCACAAGCGCGAAGACTTCGCCAAATTCGAAGCCAATATTCGCCATGTGGACGAAGTGCTGGAATGCCATTTGATCAGTGGTGGCTACGATTACCTGGTGCGCTTTATGACCCGCAGCATTCAGCACTACCAGGAAGTCATCGAAGAACTGCTCGACAAGAACATAGGCATCTCCAAGTACTTCAGCTACATCGTCATCAAATCCCCGGTCATGAAAGACGGCGTGCCGCTGCGCAAGTTGTTGCGGCATTGATACCGCGTAAAGTGTGGGTGCGGGGATTCACATCCAGATCGCGTCCCACAAGGGATAATCCCCTATCTTCTTCACCAGCCCTGCGCGCAGCGGATTTGCGACGATATAGCGAGCCAGACCGACCATGTTCTGCTCGCTGCGTACAGCCTGGTCGTGATACCCGGACTGCCATAGCGTTTCATGACAGGCTCTGATTTTCCCGATGGCTATCGAACTGCGTGCTTTGATCTGTCGCATCAGCATGGGCAGGTCATTCTTTTTGAGCTCAAGAAGCCAGTGGACGTGGTCAGGCATTACGACCCAGGCAAGCGATTTGACCAGTCCCTGCTCTTCGCATCGTCTCAGCTCTTGAACCAGCAAGCGCCCGAGTCGAACATCGGCGAATACCGGTTCGCGTCCTAGTGTGACTGACGTCACCATATATATCTGGCCTATTACAGAATATCGGCCTGTGCGCAAACGTCGTGACGCAGAGTAAACATGCATTCCCTTGCTCCTGAAGTCAGTTCAACGTCGAACTTTAGCGCTTGGTATCCGGGGCAACGGAGGAATGCTTTACAGCATGTAATTTCAATGATGCATTCGGTGTTTGATAGTCAGCCTTCGTGGACAAGTCCACTACAGTTGCATAGGTGCATAGGTGCATAGGTGCATAGGTGCATAGGTGCATAGGTGCGTGGGAGCGGACTTGTCCGCGAAGGCGTCAGGCCTGCCATCACCTGATGTGCGGCATAACGCAAATAGTGTATTTCTGAATGTATGCTTGGGCGTGTTTCTTCAATGATGTATTGGGTGGTTGAAAGTCAGCCTTCGTGGACAAGTCCACTCCTACAGTGATCTTTGTGTACAGGCTCATGCAAACACCAGCCCCGACGAGCGCAGCAGTTCTTGGGTGTAGGCCTGCTGCGGTGCGGCGAAGATTTTGCGGGATGGGCCTTGTTCGACCACTTTGCCGTCCTTGATCACGATCAGGTCATGGGCCAGCGCATGCACCACCGCCAGGTCGTGGCTGATGAACAGGTAGGTCAGGCCATGGCGGATTTGCAGGTCGCGCAGCAGCGCAACGATTTGCTTCTGCACGGTGCGGTCGAGGGCGGATGTCGGTTCGTCCAGCAGGATCAAATCCGGTTCAAGCACCAGCGCGCGGGCGATGGAAATGCGCTGGCGCTGGCCACCGGAAAACTCATGCGGGTAACGGTGCCGGGTCGCCGGGTCGAGCCCTACTTCCTGCAGCACCCGAATAACTGTCTGTTCACGCTCTTTCGGTGTGCCGATGTTATGCGTCACCAGCCCTTCGGCGATGATCTGTTCCACGGTCATACGCGGGCTCAGGCTGCCGAAGGGGTCCTGAAACACCACCTGCAACTGGCGACGCAGCGGACGCATCAAGTGCTGGCTGTGCAAACTCAGTTCCTTGGTACCGAAGCGGATGCTGCCCTCTGAATCCACCAGCCGCAAAATCGCCTGGCCCAGCGTCGATTTGCCCGAGCCGGACTCCCCGACAATGCCCAGCGTCTTGCCCTTGAGCAGCTCGAAACTCACCCCGTCTACCGCCTTCACATACTGCGGCTCGCGCTTGAACCAGGCTTTGCCCAGCGGGAACCAGACCTTCAGGTCCTGCACGGACAACAGCGTATTGCTGTGCGTGGACGGTACCGGTTCGCCATCAGGTTCTGCGTTGATCAGCAGACGGCTATACTGATGCTGCGGGCTG
It includes:
- the gabP gene encoding GABA permease, which encodes MSSTANSSELEQGLKPRHITMLSIAGVIGAGLFVGSGHAIAEAGPAVLLAYAAAGTLVVLVMRMLAEMAVASPDTGSFSTYADRAIGHWAGFTIGWLYWWFWVLVIPLEANAAATILHAWFPDIAIWMFTLVITLVLTATNLFSVKNYGEFEFWFALIKVVAIIAFVVLGVAAIFGLLPTSNVSGVSHLFDTGGFLPNGMGAVLAAMLTTMFSFMGTEIVTIAAAESKNPGKQITKATNSVIWRIFLFYLVSIFIVVSLVPWNDPRLAEVGSYQTVLDAMGIPNAKLIVDLVVLVAVTSCLNSALYTASRMLFSLGKRGDAPALSKRTSKGGTPYWAVIMSTAAAFLTVFANYIAPAAVFDFLLASSGAIALLVYLVIAVSQLRMRQKRIAAGEAIDFKMWLFPWLTWAVIVFIVAVLTIMLIQQEHRIEIIATGGLSLLVIGAGMIVSRRRNAGRVGAAALG
- a CDS encoding 2-hydroxyacid dehydrogenase codes for the protein MPALLYKADPARAERWRVLFAEHAPDIEWRVWPDIGDPADIHYLGAWLAPDDVQTLLPNLKVLFALSAGVDQLDLSRIPKSLPVVRLLDPGISHGMCEYASFAVLSLHREMLRYRQQQNEGVWKAHPLIPAHKRRVGVMGLGLQAQHILSSLKPFGFELSGWARREHQIDGVACYAGDEQRDAFLGQCDILLCVLPLTGQTEGILNRHLFERLPKGAALINMGRGGHLVEVDLLEALDSGQLSAAVLDVLQQEPASAEHPFWKHPKILLTPHVAAMTQPESAFPGLLDNIRRFERGEAMQGQVDRGQGY
- the gabT gene encoding 4-aminobutyrate--2-oxoglutarate transaminase, with the protein product MNSKVDETPHLLRQRDQFVPRGIVTAHPLVIDRAQGSELWDVDGKRYPDFVGGIGVLNIGHNHPNVVAAIQAQLAKVTHACFQVASYQPYVDLARRLSLLIAGQSGIDHKAVFFTSGAEAVENAVKIARAHTNRPAIISFRGGFHGRTLLGTTLTGMSQPYKQNFGPMAPEVFHTPYPNEYRGVTTEVALAALHELLATQVAPDRVAAILIEPIQGDGGFLTAPVEFLKALRALTEQHGIVLILDEIQTGFGRTGKWFGFEHAGIQPDLVTVAKILAGGMPLSGVVGRAEIMDAPLPGGLGGTYGGNALSCAAALAVIDTYEQDNLLARGEQLGEHLRAGLLKLKARYACIGDVRGTGFMLAMEMVKDDAARSPDADLNQKVIDQARIGGLLVIKCGVYRNVLRFLAPLVTTEQQIDEALTILDAALARVLKSS
- a CDS encoding HAD family hydrolase — translated: MGLIDYRALLIDCDEVLVDRDSGIWSAFQPLLDNSLNTPGKDQILTEFNDVIRTLYPRFDELGFSGLLCFAHRQLAERLGIKASWGEGMTFARSVPNWTLFEDAPGAMLYLRKFYRLLVYADRDVQDRSLLCERLGLEPDSLLSLTTHPLDDPRWLAEMDLDPRETLRVSRPPASALATGGLCLIRRGREQHRQPCTADICINSMADLVAQHQLSLRR
- a CDS encoding Lrp/AsnC family transcriptional regulator; the protein is MEGLVKLDRIDINILVELQKDGRMTNVSLADAVGLSASPCLQRVKRLESAGYISSYKAHLNLAKITESVTVFTEISLSDHKREDFAKFEANIRHVDEVLECHLISGGYDYLVRFMTRSIQHYQEVIEELLDKNIGISKYFSYIVIKSPVMKDGVPLRKLLRH
- a CDS encoding REP-associated tyrosine transposase, coding for MHVYSASRRLRTGRYSVIGQIYMVTSVTLGREPVFADVRLGRLLVQELRRCEEQGLVKSLAWVVMPDHVHWLLELKKNDLPMLMRQIKARSSIAIGKIRACHETLWQSGYHDQAVRSEQNMVGLARYIVANPLRAGLVKKIGDYPLWDAIWM
- a CDS encoding ABC transporter ATP-binding protein — encoded protein: MQDNLIEIRDLRVAFNGHEVVHGVSLDIRRGECLALVGESGSGKSVTAHSILRLLPAKTVSTQGSIRYDGLDLVTASDKQLRSLRGNRVAMIFQEPMSSLNPLHTVEKQIGEILVTHKGLKGKAALSRTLELLELVGIRDPLSRLKAYPHQLSGGQRQRVMIAMALANEPDLLIADEPTTALDVTVQVKILELLKSLQQRLNMSLLLISHDLNLVRRIAQRVCVMREGEIVEQADCQALFDSPQHQYSRLLINAEPDGEPVPSTHSNTLLSVQDLKVWFPLGKAWFKREPQYVKAVDGVSFELLKGKTLGIVGESGSGKSTLGQAILRLVDSEGSIRFGTKELSLHSQHLMRPLRRQLQVVFQDPFGSLSPRMTVEQIIAEGLVTHNIGTPKEREQTVIRVLQEVGLDPATRHRYPHEFSGGQRQRISIARALVLEPDLILLDEPTSALDRTVQKQIVALLRDLQIRHGLTYLFISHDLAVVHALAHDLIVIKDGKVVEQGPSRKIFAAPQQAYTQELLRSSGLVFA